The genomic segment GGCGTCCGGCCTGCTCAGGCCGCTGCTGGCGGTGCCCGGGCCCGTGACCTCGACCATGTCGGCGGGCTGCCACCTGCTGATCCGCGATCGTGGCGCCGTCCTGGTCTGCGACGCGGAGCAGATCCTCGAGCAGGTGGCCGCTGTCGGGGAGTTCCTGCCGCCCGAGCCGCGCGGGCCGGAGCGACCGGAGGACCGGTTGCCGCCCACCTTCCGGCAGGTGCTCGAGGCCGTGCCCGTCCGGCGGCCCGCGGGCGTGGCGAGGATCGCCATGATCGCGGGCGTCGACGAGCCCAACGCGAAGGCGGCGCTGCGCGCGCTGGCGGCCAACCGTCTCGTCGAGAAGGTCACCGGCGGCTGGCGGCTGCAGCGGGCCGTCCGTGACGGCGAGCCGGAGGCGCGGCCCGCCCGCTCGCCCGCCGCGCACGGTGCCGCGTTGCCGCCCGTGACCGGCGCAGGCGACGCGCCGCAGGAGGTGCTTGACCTGGGACTGTGATCCGCCGACGGTGCCGGGGTGTCCTCGCCCGCGCCGTCACCCGCCGCCGACACCCCGGCCGGACGGGCGGTGGCGGCGTTCGAGCACCACCTGCGGCACGAGCGGGGGTTGTCGCCGCACACGGTCCGCGCCTACCTCGGCGACGTCGCGAGCCTGCTCGACCACGCCGCCCGCGGCGGGGTCGACGACCCGGCCGACCTCGACGTACGCGTGCTGCGCAGCTGGCTGGCGCGGCTGCGGTCGCAGGGAGCCGCCCGGGCGTCGCTCGCCCGGCGCGCGGCGGCGGCCCGCGCGTTCACCGCGTTCGCCGTACGCCGTGGCTTCGCGGCGCACGACCCGGGCGCGCTGCTGGCCTCGCCCAAGGCCCAGCGGCACCTGCCCCAGGTGCTGCGGCCGGACGAGGCGGCCAGCGCCCTGGGCGCGATCGAGGACGAGTCGGCCGAGGGCTTGCGCGACCGGGCCGTCGTCGAGCTGCTCTACGCCACGGCGATCCGGGTCTCCGAGCTCTGCGGTCTCGACGTCGACGACGTCGACTTCTCCCGCCGGGTCGTGCGCGTCCTCGGCAAGGGCGCCAAGGAGCGCAGCGTCCCGGTCGGGGTGCCGGCCGCGCGTGCGGTCTCCCGCTGGCTGTCCGAGGGCCGCCCGATCTGGGCCGTTGCCGGCAGTGGACCGGCGCTGTTCCTCGGTCGGCGGGGGCGGCGGCTCGACCCCCGGTCCGCCCGGCGGATCGTGCACGCCAGGTTGGCATCGCTGCCCGACGGACCCGACCTCGGCCCGCACGGGTTGCGGCACTCGGCCGCAACACATCTGCTCGAGGGTGGCGCTGACCTGAGGAGCGTTCAGGAGCTGCTCGGTCACGCTACGCTCGGCACGACGCAGATCTACACTCACGTCTCCGTGGACCGGCTGAGGGCGGCATATGAGCAGGCGCACCCCCGAGCATGACGGCTCGGTAGTCGCCGGCAGCACGCGTTCGGCGGACGACGTCGAGAACGGCATCGAGGCGCTGTGGCAGGACTACAAGCAGACCGGTGACCAGCGCCTGCGCGAGCGCCTGATCCTGCACTACTCGCCGCTGGTGAAGTACGTCGCCGGCCGGGTCGGCGTGGGCCTGCCGCCCAACATCGAGCAGGCCGACCTGGTCTCCTACGGCATCTTCGGGTTGATCGACGCGATCGAGAAGTTCGACATCGAACGCGCGATCAAGTTCGAGACCTACGCGATCAGCCGGATCAAGGGCGCGATCATCGACGAGCTGCGGTCCATCGACTGGATCCCGCGCTCGGTGCGCTACAAGGCCCGTGAGGTCGAGAAGGCCTACGCCGCCCTCGAGGCGAGGCTGCACCGCTCACCCACGGAGCCCGAGGTCGCCGAGGAGATGGGCATCAGCCTGGAGGAGCTCCACGCGATCTTCAGCCAGGTGTCGTTCGTCAACGTGGTCGCCCTCGACGAGCTCATCAACATCGGCGGCGAGCGTGGCGACAAGCTCTCGCTCGTCGACACCCTCGAGGACACCCGGGTCGAGGACCCGGTGCAAGCGTTCGAGAGCGAGGAGACGAAGTACCTCCTCGCCCGGGCGATCAACACGCTGCCCGAGCGCGAGAAGATCGTCGTGACCCTCTACTACTACGAGGGGCTGACGCTCGCCGAGATCGGCCAGGTGCTCGGCGTCACCGAGAGCCGGATCTGCCAGATGCACACGAAGGCGGTCCTCCAGCTGCGCGGCCGGCTGGCCGATCAGCGCGGCGCCTGAGCGCCGGCCGGCGTACGGCCCGCGCCGTCGCGGCTGCCGCGCGCCGGGCTCATCCCCGTCGCCGCAGCGCGAGTGCGCCGGCGGCCGCACCGGTCAGGCCGAGCGCGCCGGCGGTGATGCCGGTGGTGCCGGACCCGGGGCCCGCGGGCGCCCCTGCTCGCGCCGGTGCCTCGGCGGCCCGTGCGGTGTGCCGCGGTGACCGTCTCTCGGGCAGCCCGGTCGAGATCACCGCGTCGGTGACGGCCGACAGCACGCTGTCGAGCTGTGTGGCGACCGGCACGCCCCACACCGGCAGCAGCCGCACGCGTCCCGGCCGCAGGAGGCCGAGCGGGTCGAGGTAGGCCGCCCCGCGCAGCACGCCCCAGTGCAGGCAGGTCCGCGGCCCGCAGTGCCCGGCGGCGGCGGACACGTGCCCGATGACATCACCCGCGGCCACGTGCTGGCCGACGGTGACGGTCGCGTCCACCGGCTCGTAGGTCGAGCGCAGCGCGCCGTGGCTCACCGTCACCACCCCGCGCCCGGCCAGCACCCCCGCGAAGGTGACCACGCCCGGCGCCGCTGCCCGCACCGCGGCACCGGGGACCGCGAGCAGATCGACGCCGCGATGGCCGGCGGCGTAGGGCGTCGGTGGCGGATCGAAGGGCCGGGCCACGCGGGTCCCCTCGCCCAGCGGTAGGACCCAGCCCACGCCGGCCGGGGTGGCTGCGGGGCCGGGCGCCGGGCTCGTGGCCGGCCCGGGCGGCGTGGCGGCCGCCTGCAGGGCCACCCCACCCGAGGGCGCCCCCAGCGCGAGGCCGCAGAGCAGCACG from the Mycobacteriales bacterium genome contains:
- a CDS encoding tyrosine recombinase XerC, which gives rise to MAAFEHHLRHERGLSPHTVRAYLGDVASLLDHAARGGVDDPADLDVRVLRSWLARLRSQGAARASLARRAAAARAFTAFAVRRGFAAHDPGALLASPKAQRHLPQVLRPDEAASALGAIEDESAEGLRDRAVVELLYATAIRVSELCGLDVDDVDFSRRVVRVLGKGAKERSVPVGVPAARAVSRWLSEGRPIWAVAGSGPALFLGRRGRRLDPRSARRIVHARLASLPDGPDLGPHGLRHSAATHLLEGGADLRSVQELLGHATLGTTQIYTHVSVDRLRAAYEQAHPRA
- the whiG gene encoding RNA polymerase sigma factor WhiG, coding for MSRRTPEHDGSVVAGSTRSADDVENGIEALWQDYKQTGDQRLRERLILHYSPLVKYVAGRVGVGLPPNIEQADLVSYGIFGLIDAIEKFDIERAIKFETYAISRIKGAIIDELRSIDWIPRSVRYKAREVEKAYAALEARLHRSPTEPEVAEEMGISLEELHAIFSQVSFVNVVALDELINIGGERGDKLSLVDTLEDTRVEDPVQAFESEETKYLLARAINTLPEREKIVVTLYYYEGLTLAEIGQVLGVTESRICQMHTKAVLQLRGRLADQRGA
- a CDS encoding M23 family metallopeptidase, coding for MPLPFAVLLCGLALGAPSGGVALQAAATPPGPATSPAPGPAATPAGVGWVLPLGEGTRVARPFDPPPTPYAAGHRGVDLLAVPGAAVRAAAPGVVTFAGVLAGRGVVTVSHGALRSTYEPVDATVTVGQHVAAGDVIGHVSAAAGHCGPRTCLHWGVLRGAAYLDPLGLLRPGRVRLLPVWGVPVATQLDSVLSAVTDAVISTGLPERRSPRHTARAAEAPARAGAPAGPGSGTTGITAGALGLTGAAAGALALRRRG